From the genome of Mucilaginibacter paludis DSM 18603:
ACTGATCGGCCATTTTTTTATTCACTGCAAAAAAATCGTCGAGCTGGTCATAATCGATATGCCCGTCCTGAAAAGCTACCGCGTCAACTGCGCCCTGTATCCCCTCAAAAATCTCGCTCCACTCCTTTTCATGTTCAAGCACCGAGATGGCATCCTCTTTGGTCAACTGCGGAGAGGCCGCCATAACGGCCTTTTTACCGTCTATCCATGGTGAAATCAAAGCGGGCAAACCACCGCTCACCTGCTTGCACTGGCTGCCCAGCATCCGGAATGCCTCGGTTGCGCCCTTGGTGCGGCGGCTTATCTCCATACTTAAATACCAGCCTCCAAAGCTTGCATAGTGCCCGTACTTTTGCCATACCTCATCAATTACGTAGCGGTTGGCATCCAACTCATGGCTCAGGTTGCCAGTATCCCAGTAGTGCCCGCTATCGTACAGGCCAAAATAAAACTTGATACCGTGTTTATCGGCCAGCTGCAAAAAAAGCTCCACCAGATCAACCGGAGGCCGGTAGCAGCCAAACTGTTTTTGCAAATAAGCTGATGGATAAGTTAAAAAACGGCGATACCCGCTGCGGATCATAATAACAGTATCAATCCCAACAGCCTTCATCAGGCCAAAGTCCCTGTCCCATTCATCCGGCCCCCAGTTTTGATGCGGAATATCGTGCGATATCTCATCAATAAAAGTTCCTGTTATCTTCATAAATAATTCTTGCTTTTTAAATAGTCTACCCAGGTAATGTATGCACTGGCTTTCAGGTGAATGCCATCGATAGTAAGCTCCCGTTTAAGTTTACCTTCAACATCTTCAAACAAGGGATGTAAATCGATGTAAACAAGCCCTTGTTCCAAAGCCAATGCCTTAATGCGGCGGTTCAGTTCGGGCACCAGCACATTACGTCCTTTGGTGTAGGGTTCCTTTGTCATGTCCTCGTTAATAGGCAAAATGCTCTGGATATATAATTTTGTTTTGGGCGATGCCTGTTTAGCTTTTTGAATAATGCGTTGATAGTTGTGGATAGTTACCTCATAAGGCAGTTTCCTGAACAGATCGTTAATACCGATCAGCAGAAAGATCTTGTCAGGATGGGCCGCTGCTATCTCGCCTACGCGGGCCAGTACGCCAAAAGTATTATCGCCCCCAATGCCCCGGTTAAGCACCGGTTTGCCGGGTACCAGCTCCTGCCATTCGCCATGTTCGGTTATGCTGTTGCCTAAAAAAACAATTTCGTGCCTGTGGTGCGGCATGGCATTAAAAAACTCCATCCGTTCCAGGTAGTGGCCATTGGTATAGTTGCTGTCAATTTTTACAACCTGGGCCATTAGCGTGGTTGCAGTCAGAAGGCAAAACCCAATCAAAAACAAGTATTTAAAGCCTCTCATAATCACAACACCTTTAAAAATTTTAAGCGGTTCACCCATTGTATGTAGGCTGCCGCGCGCAGGTGCAACCCATCAATACTCCAGTCCTTTTTCAGCTGGCCACTGCCATCCTCAAACGTGGGGTGCAGGTCAACATAAATCACCTCGGGTGTATTACATAGCTGCTGCAACTGACCGTTGAGTGATTTGATGATGCTGTTATTGATCTTGTTATAGATCTGCGGCAGCATTTGCTCGTTAACCGGCAAAATGCTTTGGATATATAATTTTGTTTTGGGCGATTGCTGCCTTACCTGTTTAATGATGC
Proteins encoded in this window:
- a CDS encoding DUF4434 domain-containing protein, with amino-acid sequence MKITGTFIDEISHDIPHQNWGPDEWDRDFGLMKAVGIDTVIMIRSGYRRFLTYPSAYLQKQFGCYRPPVDLVELFLQLADKHGIKFYFGLYDSGHYWDTGNLSHELDANRYVIDEVWQKYGHYASFGGWYLSMEISRRTKGATEAFRMLGSQCKQVSGGLPALISPWIDGKKAVMAASPQLTKEDAISVLEHEKEWSEIFEGIQGAVDAVAFQDGHIDYDQLDDFFAVNKKMADQFGLQCWTNAESFDRDMPIKFFPIKFEKLRLKLEAARRAGYDKAITFEFSHFMSPQSAYLQAGHLYNRYQEYLKTF
- a CDS encoding GDSL-type esterase/lipase family protein, whose translation is MRGFKYLFLIGFCLLTATTLMAQVVKIDSNYTNGHYLERMEFFNAMPHHRHEIVFLGNSITEHGEWQELVPGKPVLNRGIGGDNTFGVLARVGEIAAAHPDKIFLLIGINDLFRKLPYEVTIHNYQRIIQKAKQASPKTKLYIQSILPINEDMTKEPYTKGRNVLVPELNRRIKALALEQGLVYIDLHPLFEDVEGKLKRELTIDGIHLKASAYITWVDYLKSKNYL